In Microcaecilia unicolor chromosome 1, aMicUni1.1, whole genome shotgun sequence, the following are encoded in one genomic region:
- the LOC115463555 gene encoding gastrula zinc finger protein XlCGF57.1-like isoform X2: MYLTLFLLMILWFRLLIRSRNLDQPVTEERKIENNQGKDPVKIEQRQSENVCENISQGPRNDHQESEDKRDPAGYSLDGIIKCERSYRELINIYGHQRHLAERPFQNNNSGYMVSNPDKGEEKRKNDQQEFACTTSNRSLKSLPWFSNLQTQKRSHTKNKGEKPFICTECNKCFARISYLKSHQKIHTGEKPFTCTECNKSFAHLSSLKNHRMIHKGEKPFTCTECNKRFTRQSHLKSHQMIHQGEKPFRCTECNRRFTQLSHLKRHEIIHKGEQPFTCTECNKSFSALSNLQRHQIIHIGEKPFTCTECNISFTWLSNLKCHERIHIGEKPYKCTECKRRFTHLLSLKNHQMIHTGERPYTCTECNKSFARLSYLKSHQMNHKGEKLFICTECNKSFTQLSSVKRHQMVHTGEKPFTCTECNKSFARLSYLQRHQMNHKGDKLFICTECNKSFTQFSHLKSHQRIHIGEKPVTL; encoded by the coding sequence ATCAGCCAGtcacagaagaaagaaaaatagaaaataatcaaGGCAAAGATCCTGTAAAAATAGAACAAAGACAATCGGAAAACGTCTGTGAGAATATTTCCCAGGGACCTAGGAATGATCACCAGGaatcagaagacaaaagagaCCCTGCAGGATACTCACTGGATGGAATCATAAAGTGTGAGAGAAGTTACAGGGAGCTCATTAACATCTATGGGCACCAGCGACACTTGGCAGAGAGACCCTTCCAAAATAATAATAGTGGTTACATGGTTTCTAACCCTGacaagggagaggagaaaagaaaaaatgacCAGCAGGAATTTGCATGTACTACATCTAACAGGAGTCTGAAGAGCTTGCCCTGGTTTTCAAACCTCCAAACGCAGAAAAGAAGTCACACAAAAAAcaaaggagagaaaccatttatatgtactgagtgtaataaatgtTTCGCTAGGATTTCATATCTGAAAAGCCATCAAAagatccacactggagaaaaaccatttacatgcactgagtgtaataaaagcttcgcTCATCTTTCAAGTCTAAAAAATCACCGAATGATCCACAAGGGAGAGAAACCATTCacgtgtactgagtgtaataaaaggttCACACGACAATCGCATCTAAAAAGTCACCAAATGATCCAccaaggagagaaaccatttagatgtactgagtgtaatagaaGATTTACACAGCTTTCACATCTAAAACGTCACGAAATTATTCACAAAGGAGAacaaccatttacatgtactgaatgtaataaaagcttctctGCGCTTTCAAATTTACAACGCCACCAAATTATCCACataggagaaaaaccatttacgtgtactgagtgtaataTAAGTTTCACTTGGCTATCAAATTTAAAGTGCCATGAAAGGATCCACATAGGAGAGAAACCATATAAATGTACTGAGTGCAAAAGAAGATTCACTCATCTTTTAAGTCTAAAAAATCACCAAatgatccacacaggagagagacCATATACGTGTACTGAGTGCAATAAAAGCTTTGCTCGGCTTTCATATCTAAAAAGTCACCAAATGAACCACAAAGGAGAGAAACTATTcatatgtactgagtgtaataaaagtttcactcagCTTTCATCGGTAAAAAGACACCAAATGgttcacacaggagagaaaccatttacatgtactgagtgcaaTAAAAGCTTTGCTCGGCTTTCATATCTTCAAAGACACCAAATGAACCACAAAGGAGATAAACTAtttatatgtactgagtgtaataaaagcttcactcaattTTCACATCTAAAAAGTCACCAAAGGATCCACATTGGAGAGAAGCCAGTTACGCTTTAG